In one window of Arthrobacter pascens DNA:
- a CDS encoding acyltransferase has translation MVVADNADVSAEAVIGDGSRIWHLAQIREEARLGMNCIIGRGAYIGTGVTMGDNCKVQNYALVYEPAQLEDGVFIGPAVVLTNDTYPRAITPEGGLKSAHDWVPVGVNIKQGASVGARAVCVAPLTIGRWATIAAGAVVTKDVPDFALMAGVPAKRRGWVGKAGFPLTRSGGQWVCPETGAKYVEHDEILREVEV, from the coding sequence ATAGTAGTTGCGGACAACGCCGATGTTTCAGCTGAGGCGGTCATCGGTGACGGGTCCAGAATCTGGCATCTTGCCCAGATACGGGAAGAGGCGCGGCTCGGCATGAACTGCATCATCGGCCGGGGCGCCTACATTGGGACCGGAGTCACGATGGGGGACAACTGCAAGGTCCAGAACTATGCCCTGGTTTATGAGCCCGCCCAACTTGAAGACGGAGTCTTCATCGGCCCTGCGGTCGTACTAACGAATGATACTTATCCCCGCGCCATCACGCCGGAAGGCGGACTGAAAAGCGCGCATGACTGGGTTCCGGTCGGTGTCAACATCAAGCAGGGAGCATCCGTAGGTGCACGGGCGGTGTGCGTGGCGCCCCTGACAATCGGCCGGTGGGCAACAATCGCGGCCGGCGCTGTCGTGACGAAGGACGTCCCCGATTTTGCGCTCATGGCCGGAGTCCCGGCGAAGCGCCGCGGCTGGGTCGGAAAAGCCGGATTTCCGCTGACCAGGAGCGGCGGGCAGTGGGTGTGCCCCGAAACCGGTGCAAAGTATGTCGAACACGATGAAATTCTTCGAGAGGTAGAGGTATGA
- a CDS encoding DegT/DnrJ/EryC1/StrS family aminotransferase, which produces MSQEFIPPAKPIIGDDERKAVDAVLATGQLAQGTEVAAFEQEFSDVLLDGRAAVAVNSGTSGLHLGLLAAGIGPGDEVIVPSFTFAATANSVALTGATPVFADIELEHFTLDPTSVESKITGKTAGIMPVHLYGHPFDVQAIGAVASKHGVKVFEDAAQAHGAAVNGRKVGTFGDFAMFSLYPTKNMTSGEGGMVSTGLPDVERKLRLLRNQGMERHYENELVGFNARMTNIHAAIGRVQLTKVLGWTKTRQENAAFLTENLEGVVTPVVAEGCEHVYHQYTIRVADDRDGFAKALRAEYNVGCGIYYPIPNHRLAPFQTEDDLPATDEASRTVLSLPVHPSLTQEDLERIVSAVNAIAKAGS; this is translated from the coding sequence ATGAGCCAGGAATTCATCCCCCCAGCCAAGCCCATTATCGGCGACGACGAGCGCAAGGCCGTCGACGCCGTGCTCGCAACAGGTCAGCTGGCGCAGGGGACGGAGGTCGCCGCGTTTGAGCAGGAATTCTCTGACGTCCTGCTGGACGGGCGCGCTGCCGTGGCTGTCAACTCCGGAACGTCCGGCCTCCACCTCGGGCTTCTCGCCGCAGGCATCGGGCCAGGCGATGAGGTCATTGTTCCTTCCTTCACCTTTGCGGCCACAGCCAACTCTGTCGCACTCACAGGAGCAACGCCGGTCTTCGCGGATATCGAGCTGGAGCATTTCACCCTTGATCCGACGTCGGTCGAATCGAAGATCACCGGGAAGACCGCAGGCATCATGCCTGTCCACCTCTACGGCCACCCGTTCGACGTTCAGGCTATAGGTGCAGTTGCGTCAAAGCACGGCGTCAAGGTTTTTGAAGATGCGGCGCAGGCCCACGGCGCCGCCGTCAACGGACGGAAAGTCGGGACATTCGGCGACTTCGCCATGTTCAGCCTGTACCCGACCAAGAACATGACCTCAGGTGAAGGGGGAATGGTCAGCACGGGCCTCCCGGACGTCGAACGGAAACTCCGCCTGCTCCGGAACCAGGGAATGGAACGCCACTACGAAAACGAACTGGTTGGGTTTAATGCACGCATGACAAACATCCACGCCGCCATCGGGCGCGTCCAGCTGACCAAGGTGCTGGGCTGGACGAAGACCCGCCAGGAAAACGCCGCCTTCCTGACTGAAAACCTTGAGGGCGTCGTTACTCCCGTAGTCGCTGAGGGCTGCGAGCACGTTTATCACCAGTACACGATCCGGGTCGCCGATGACCGGGACGGCTTCGCCAAGGCCTTGCGGGCAGAGTACAACGTTGGCTGCGGAATTTATTACCCGATTCCAAACCACCGGCTGGCCCCGTTCCAGACAGAGGATGACCTGCCGGCCACTGATGAGGCGTCCAGGACTGTCCTCTCCCTGCCGGTCCACCCCTCTCTCACCCAGGAAGACCTCGAGCGCATCGTCTCGGCCGTAAATGCCATCGCAAAGGCAGGAAGCTAA
- a CDS encoding Gfo/Idh/MocA family protein, whose product MANLRAGLVGLGMMGRHHARVIRELEGVDLVAVADSFGDQHGAADGLKVCGSVDDLIAQGIDIAVVAVPTNLHEEVAMQLAAAGIHCLVEKPIAADSESGGRIAAEFERRGLIGAVGHIERFNPALQSLRKRLESGDLGDVYHISTRRQGPFPSRIADVGVVKDLATHDIDLTAWLAQSNYVDVMAHTTSRSGREHEDMVTAIGHLGGGIVTNHIVNWLSPMKERTAIVLGERGAFVADTISADLTFVENGTFQTEWESMAAFRGVSEGSSTRFALAKREPLKMEHEAFRDAVLGKSMNIVTMAEGLETLRVAEAVLESARTGAVVTLQVPEREPRRQ is encoded by the coding sequence ATGGCGAACTTGCGTGCCGGCCTTGTAGGACTCGGAATGATGGGCCGGCATCACGCCCGGGTCATCCGGGAGCTTGAGGGAGTGGACCTTGTCGCCGTGGCTGATTCTTTCGGCGACCAGCACGGCGCTGCCGATGGCCTGAAGGTATGCGGCAGTGTCGATGATTTGATCGCCCAGGGGATCGACATTGCCGTGGTGGCGGTGCCAACAAACCTCCACGAGGAGGTCGCAATGCAGCTGGCCGCGGCCGGCATCCATTGCCTCGTGGAAAAACCCATCGCTGCTGATTCGGAGTCGGGCGGCCGGATCGCGGCTGAGTTCGAACGCCGGGGGCTGATTGGTGCCGTCGGCCACATCGAACGGTTCAATCCCGCCCTGCAAAGCCTCCGGAAACGGCTGGAGTCGGGGGATCTAGGCGATGTCTACCACATTTCCACCCGTCGACAAGGCCCATTCCCGTCTCGAATCGCAGACGTCGGAGTAGTCAAAGACCTCGCGACGCACGACATCGACCTGACAGCATGGCTGGCTCAAAGTAACTACGTCGACGTGATGGCACACACGACCTCCCGCAGCGGACGCGAACACGAAGACATGGTGACTGCGATCGGACACCTGGGCGGCGGCATCGTCACCAACCACATCGTGAACTGGTTGTCTCCCATGAAAGAACGCACTGCGATTGTCCTGGGTGAACGGGGCGCTTTCGTGGCAGACACCATCTCGGCGGACCTTACGTTCGTAGAGAACGGGACCTTCCAGACCGAGTGGGAATCCATGGCGGCCTTCCGGGGTGTGTCTGAGGGCTCCAGCACCAGGTTCGCGCTGGCCAAGCGTGAACCGCTGAAAATGGAGCACGAGGCGTTTCGGGATGCGGTACTGGGCAAGTCCATGAATATCGTCACCATGGCCGAGGGGTTGGAGACGCTGCGTGTGGCAGAAGCCGTTTTGGAGTCTGCCAGGACCGGCGCCGTCGTTACCCTCCAGGTCCCGGAGAGGGAGCCCCGGAGGCAGTAA
- the glf gene encoding UDP-galactopyranose mutase — protein sequence MCPAPHHTGEFVTADLVIVGSGFFGLTIAEQAATELGLKVVVMDRRHHIGGNAYSENEEQTGIEVHRYGAHLFHTSNERVWEYVNRFTTFTNYVHKVYGVHKGEVYSLPINLATINQFFRANLTPGQAEALIREQAGELAGTDPQNLNDKGIQLIGRPLYEAFIKHYTGKQWQTDPKDLPAGIISRLPVRYNYDNRYFNDKYEGLPTNGYTAWIEKMAEHPNIEVRLNTDFFDESHEYSRNRVVGNIPVIYTGPVDRYFDFVEGDLSWRTIDFEEEVLDVGDFQGTSVVNYNDADVPYTRIIEPRHFHPERNYQTEKTVIMREFSRAAEKNDEPYYPINTPTDRERLLKYRDLAAGEENVLFGGRLGTYKYLDMHMAIGSALTMFDNKIRPHFESGAKLESGGVDA from the coding sequence GTGTGCCCTGCACCCCACCACACAGGAGAGTTTGTGACTGCTGACCTCGTCATCGTAGGGTCTGGCTTTTTTGGCCTGACAATCGCAGAACAGGCCGCCACCGAGCTTGGTCTGAAGGTTGTCGTCATGGACAGACGCCACCACATCGGTGGCAACGCCTACAGCGAGAACGAAGAGCAGACGGGCATCGAGGTGCACCGCTACGGGGCACACCTGTTCCACACCTCCAACGAGCGGGTCTGGGAGTACGTCAACCGTTTCACCACGTTCACAAACTACGTCCACAAGGTTTACGGGGTGCACAAGGGCGAGGTCTACTCGCTGCCCATCAACCTGGCGACCATCAACCAGTTCTTCCGGGCCAATCTGACTCCAGGCCAGGCCGAGGCCCTGATCCGGGAGCAGGCCGGCGAACTGGCAGGAACGGATCCCCAGAACCTCAACGACAAGGGAATCCAGCTTATTGGCCGTCCGCTGTACGAGGCCTTTATCAAGCACTACACCGGCAAGCAGTGGCAGACGGACCCCAAGGACCTGCCCGCGGGCATCATTTCCCGCCTCCCCGTGCGCTATAACTACGACAACCGCTACTTCAACGACAAGTACGAGGGCCTGCCCACGAACGGTTACACGGCCTGGATCGAAAAAATGGCGGAGCACCCGAATATCGAAGTGAGGCTCAATACGGACTTCTTCGACGAGTCCCACGAGTACAGCAGGAACAGGGTCGTCGGCAACATCCCGGTGATCTACACAGGGCCAGTGGACCGCTACTTCGACTTTGTCGAAGGCGACCTTTCCTGGCGCACGATCGACTTCGAAGAAGAAGTGCTCGACGTCGGCGACTTCCAAGGAACGTCGGTGGTCAACTACAACGACGCGGACGTGCCGTACACGCGCATCATTGAACCCCGGCATTTCCACCCCGAGCGCAATTACCAGACCGAAAAAACGGTCATCATGCGTGAATTTTCCCGCGCCGCCGAAAAGAACGACGAGCCTTACTACCCGATCAACACGCCGACAGACCGGGAACGGTTGCTCAAATACCGTGACCTGGCCGCAGGCGAGGAGAACGTCCTGTTTGGCGGGCGCCTTGGCACGTACAAGTACCTTGACATGCACATGGCCATCGGCTCGGCCCTGACCATGTTCGACAACAAAATCCGGCCGCACTTCGAAAGTGGCGCCAAGCTTGAAAGCGGAGGAGTGGACGCATGA
- a CDS encoding glycosyltransferase, translating into MSPQEATTDRATIQRVILPSADQTDTVSLYVDAGSARGVRLRETDELARTPKLLEDKLQMVSSESREAHFEDLLDRHSMRVRSGDQISFGTYFNAFPASYWRRWTSVRDVRLVVETSGPGTVTVYKSNARGSVQRVDGKHVDGEATSVFDLSLKPFGDGGWYWFDLAAGTGDLFLKNGQWETSGLPANKGQVTLEITTMNKPDFCLNNARILAENPDVLENVKEILIVDQGTQKVEDQEGFAAVRDALDGKLRVINQANLGGSGGFARGMFEAVENGSDYALLLDDDIVVEPESIVRLLTFADYCRKPTIVGGHMFDLYNRSILHTFGEVVDPYRIVPALPHADMETRHDFSVSNLRQTPWLHRRVDVDYNGWWMCLIPTKVIREIGLSLPLFIKWDDAEYGLRAREAGFATVSLPGAAVWHVSWIDKDDLVGWQAYFHARNRLITTLIHSPYPKGGRVLRESVQTDVKHLVSMQYFTEQGRIDALRDLLKGPDDLHKVLSTKLPEINALKAQYPDAQLKEDVDDFPSPKLGRGPMGGTVVGLPSKKQLIPWGIKTVARQLIKAPGPESAERPQGYLAHRDNRWYRVAHYDSVVVTNAEGTGASWYQRDPKKLKAMLTEATMLHAKLFREWDNLAGQYRRAVAEISSIDAWKKTFEANSEGGS; encoded by the coding sequence ATGAGCCCACAAGAAGCAACTACGGACCGGGCAACAATCCAGCGTGTCATTCTGCCCTCGGCCGATCAGACCGACACGGTGTCCCTCTATGTGGATGCCGGCAGTGCACGCGGCGTACGGCTCCGGGAGACTGACGAACTCGCCCGAACTCCTAAGCTGCTCGAAGACAAGCTGCAGATGGTCAGTTCGGAGAGCCGTGAGGCGCACTTCGAAGACCTCCTGGACCGCCACTCAATGCGCGTCCGCTCGGGCGACCAGATTTCCTTCGGCACATACTTTAACGCCTTCCCGGCCAGCTATTGGCGCCGCTGGACCTCCGTGCGGGACGTCCGCCTGGTCGTTGAGACCAGCGGCCCGGGAACGGTGACCGTCTACAAGTCCAATGCCCGCGGATCGGTGCAGAGGGTCGACGGTAAGCACGTCGACGGCGAAGCCACCTCCGTGTTCGACCTGTCGCTCAAGCCCTTCGGCGACGGCGGCTGGTACTGGTTCGACCTGGCGGCCGGGACCGGGGATCTGTTCCTTAAGAACGGCCAGTGGGAGACGTCGGGCCTGCCTGCCAATAAAGGCCAGGTGACCCTCGAAATCACCACCATGAACAAGCCCGATTTCTGCCTGAACAATGCCCGTATCCTGGCGGAGAACCCTGACGTCCTTGAGAACGTCAAGGAAATTCTGATCGTGGACCAGGGAACGCAGAAGGTTGAGGACCAGGAGGGTTTCGCGGCGGTCCGGGATGCCCTCGACGGTAAGCTCCGGGTCATCAACCAGGCCAACCTCGGCGGCTCGGGAGGCTTCGCACGCGGCATGTTCGAGGCCGTCGAGAACGGCAGCGACTATGCTCTCCTGCTCGATGACGACATCGTCGTCGAACCCGAAAGCATCGTGCGGCTGCTGACTTTCGCTGACTACTGCCGCAAGCCAACAATTGTTGGCGGACACATGTTCGACCTCTACAACCGCAGCATTCTGCACACTTTCGGCGAGGTTGTGGACCCGTACCGGATCGTCCCGGCCTTGCCGCATGCCGACATGGAGACGAGGCACGATTTCAGTGTCTCCAACCTGCGCCAGACCCCGTGGCTGCACCGCCGGGTGGACGTGGACTACAACGGCTGGTGGATGTGCCTTATCCCGACGAAGGTGATCCGGGAAATCGGGCTGTCCCTGCCGCTGTTCATCAAGTGGGACGACGCCGAATATGGCCTGCGCGCCCGTGAAGCGGGCTTTGCCACTGTTTCGCTGCCAGGGGCTGCCGTCTGGCACGTGTCCTGGATCGACAAGGATGACCTCGTTGGCTGGCAGGCCTACTTCCACGCGCGCAACCGGCTGATCACCACCCTGATCCACAGCCCTTATCCCAAGGGCGGAAGGGTCTTGCGCGAGTCAGTACAGACCGACGTCAAACACCTCGTGTCAATGCAGTACTTTACCGAGCAGGGGCGCATCGATGCGCTGCGCGACCTCCTCAAGGGCCCGGATGACTTGCACAAGGTCCTATCGACGAAGCTGCCGGAAATCAATGCCCTGAAAGCACAGTATCCGGACGCGCAGCTGAAGGAAGACGTGGATGACTTCCCGTCACCGAAGCTGGGCCGCGGACCCATGGGCGGCACCGTCGTCGGACTGCCCAGCAAGAAGCAACTGATTCCGTGGGGCATCAAGACGGTCGCACGCCAGCTCATCAAGGCACCCGGACCTGAAAGTGCCGAAAGGCCCCAAGGCTATCTGGCCCACCGCGACAACCGCTGGTACCGGGTGGCGCACTATGACAGCGTCGTGGTCACCAATGCGGAGGGCACGGGCGCGTCGTGGTACCAGCGTGACCCAAAGAAACTCAAAGCGATGTTGACGGAAGCCACCATGCTGCACGCAAAGCTGTTCCGTGAATGGGACAACCTTGCCGGGCAATACCGCCGCGCGGTGGCTGAGATCAGCTCGATCGACGCGTGGAAGAAGACGTTCGAGGCGAATTCCGAGGGTGGCAGCTAA